In Archangium violaceum, the following are encoded in one genomic region:
- a CDS encoding carboxypeptidase regulatory-like domain-containing protein: protein MNRPTLLRMMLVTLTMAGCAADDGDPFSLGCRSDSDCEGDAVCFIDGCGDPGRNIIVEVVPNPKGGLYAQDFPVNELRSQQNIELFDSATVQGQVSVTSTMDPVPSGYSAPVTLRMTGESLLIPGVVRRYESTLTPTNGIYTLPVGSGRYNVTLTAANPELPPVSSTRDVQPGRAVTLDFVLPALADLVRLSGKVERPNKQPLGAQMEAQALDGELRPLSQRVLVAESGEFTLSLPPSALLLSTVVVQVTPTSAEALVPQKQFTVNPRQALQGSLSLGDYGAPVTYRGRVLGLDGKPVPQATVYLQGKVGGGGQFRSRKVLTDVNGFFELVTLPSAADSTMTLHALPPPGSPAGFTLKSVSVPRDTTTQGPDVVCGDRMKVRGTLRMPSGSLWAAGVTVVAEPIDAVDGWPEPSSSVEAARPTDDMGRFELALDPGQYRFDFIPTEDLPRVSRIVTVRPGGDGVLADGSMELAPFTLSNGRRITGLVSFVGEKRNLPAAPYASIRFFRVVNVEGKPSALLLTQTLTDQNGTYSTTVPTR from the coding sequence ATGAACCGCCCCACCCTGCTGAGGATGATGTTGGTGACCCTCACCATGGCCGGCTGCGCCGCGGATGACGGTGACCCCTTCTCGCTCGGCTGTCGCAGCGACAGCGATTGCGAGGGGGATGCGGTGTGCTTCATCGACGGGTGTGGAGACCCCGGCAGGAACATCATCGTGGAGGTGGTCCCCAATCCGAAGGGAGGACTGTACGCCCAGGACTTCCCGGTGAACGAGCTGCGCAGCCAGCAGAACATCGAGCTGTTCGATTCCGCCACGGTCCAGGGCCAGGTGAGCGTGACGAGCACGATGGACCCTGTCCCCAGCGGCTACTCCGCTCCCGTCACCCTGCGCATGACGGGCGAGAGCCTGCTCATTCCAGGCGTGGTGCGCCGTTACGAGAGCACCCTCACCCCGACCAATGGCATCTACACGCTGCCGGTGGGCTCGGGGCGCTACAACGTGACCCTGACCGCCGCGAACCCGGAGCTGCCGCCGGTGTCCAGCACGCGCGACGTGCAGCCGGGCCGGGCGGTGACGCTGGACTTCGTCCTGCCAGCCCTCGCGGATCTCGTGCGGCTGTCCGGGAAGGTGGAGCGCCCCAACAAGCAGCCCCTGGGTGCGCAGATGGAGGCCCAGGCCCTGGACGGGGAGCTGCGCCCGCTCTCGCAGCGCGTGCTGGTGGCGGAGTCGGGGGAGTTCACCCTGTCGCTGCCGCCGTCGGCGCTGCTGCTCTCCACGGTCGTCGTGCAGGTGACGCCCACCTCGGCGGAGGCGCTGGTGCCGCAGAAGCAGTTCACCGTGAATCCGCGCCAGGCCCTCCAGGGGTCGCTGTCCCTGGGGGACTACGGCGCTCCGGTGACGTACCGGGGCCGGGTGCTGGGCCTGGACGGCAAACCGGTGCCGCAGGCCACGGTGTACCTGCAGGGCAAGGTGGGCGGCGGAGGGCAGTTCCGCAGCCGGAAGGTGCTCACCGACGTGAACGGCTTCTTCGAGCTGGTCACCCTGCCGAGCGCCGCCGACTCGACGATGACGCTCCACGCCCTGCCGCCGCCGGGCTCGCCCGCGGGCTTCACCCTCAAATCGGTCTCCGTGCCGCGCGATACCACGACGCAGGGGCCGGACGTGGTGTGCGGGGATCGGATGAAGGTGCGTGGCACCTTGCGCATGCCGAGCGGCTCACTGTGGGCCGCGGGAGTGACGGTGGTGGCCGAGCCGATCGACGCGGTGGACGGCTGGCCCGAGCCCTCGTCCAGCGTCGAGGCCGCGCGCCCCACGGATGACATGGGCCGCTTCGAGCTCGCGCTGGATCCGGGCCAGTACCGCTTCGACTTCATCCCCACCGAGGATCTCCCCCGGGTCAGCCGCATCGTCACGGTGCGCCCCGGCGGGGATGGCGTCCTGGCGGATGGGTCCATGGAGCTCGCGCCCTTCACGCTCTCCAACGGGCGCCGCATCACCGGGCTCGTCAGCTTCGTCGGCGAGAAGCGCAACCTGCCGGCCGCCCCCTACGCCTCCATCCGCTTCTTCCGCGTGGTGAACGTGGAGGGCAAGCCCTCCGCCCTGCTGCTCACGCAGACGCTGACGGACCAGAACGGCACCTACTCCACCACCGTTCCCACGCGCTGA